In the Deinococcus ficus genome, one interval contains:
- a CDS encoding 3-isopropylmalate dehydratase small subunit, whose protein sequence is MPKVHVFARDHINTDEIIPARHLTTDVEAELAPYAMEDYDKGFVKRVQPGDIIVAGADFGCGSSREHAVWALRGAGVSAVIAPNFARIYYRNSINNGFLALECDGIVEAFQDGDEADLDLPGGTITNTRTGQVLRFVPVPQFALDVQQAGGWLEYMKTHVQI, encoded by the coding sequence ATGCCGAAAGTGCACGTGTTTGCCCGCGACCACATCAACACCGACGAGATCATTCCCGCCCGCCACCTGACCACCGACGTGGAGGCCGAACTCGCCCCGTACGCCATGGAGGACTACGACAAAGGCTTCGTGAAGCGCGTGCAGCCGGGGGACATCATCGTGGCCGGCGCGGACTTCGGGTGCGGGTCCAGCCGCGAGCACGCCGTGTGGGCGCTGCGCGGCGCGGGCGTGTCGGCCGTGATCGCGCCGAACTTCGCGCGGATCTACTACCGCAACAGCATCAACAACGGCTTCCTGGCCCTGGAATGCGACGGCATCGTCGAGGCCTTCCAGGACGGCGACGAGGCGGACCTGGACCTGCCGGGCGGCACCATCACCAACACCCGCACCGGGCAGGTACTGCGCTTCGTGCCGGTCCCGCAGTTCGCGCTGGACGTGCAGCAGGCCGGCGGCTGGCTGGAGTACATGAAAACCCACGTGCAGATCTGA
- the leuB gene encoding 3-isopropylmalate dehydrogenase has product MPKIVTLPGDGIGPEVTAAAVEVLREVAPDVTIEEHAIGGGAYEDHADPFPQRTRDALKDADAALLGTVGGAHDSAWNKLPRHLRPESGLLALRRELGCYANLRPVRVLPGLEHLSPLKAEIARGVDILIVRELLGGIYFDQDRRIDGDTAYNTMRYTTPEVERVAKVAFWAAEQRRGRVTSVDKANVLEVSELWRRDVQALRDRDYRSIHLNHEYVDSVAMLVVANPSRYDVILTENLFGDILSDLAAVIPGSLGVMPSASLGDGAGLFEPIHGSAPDIAGQGVANPAAAILSAGMLLRHGLKRPDAANHVDRAVAIALREHPTRDLGGKADTRTFTHAVLEALGTPAVG; this is encoded by the coding sequence ATGCCCAAGATCGTGACCCTGCCCGGAGACGGAATCGGCCCTGAAGTGACCGCTGCTGCCGTGGAGGTGCTGCGCGAGGTCGCGCCGGACGTGACCATCGAGGAACACGCCATCGGCGGCGGCGCCTACGAGGACCACGCCGACCCCTTCCCGCAGCGCACCCGCGACGCCCTGAAAGACGCCGATGCCGCGCTGCTCGGCACGGTCGGCGGCGCGCACGATAGCGCCTGGAACAAACTGCCCCGCCACCTGCGCCCCGAAAGCGGCCTGCTCGCGCTGCGCCGCGAACTCGGCTGCTACGCGAACCTGCGGCCCGTGCGGGTCCTGCCGGGCCTGGAACACCTCTCGCCACTGAAGGCCGAGATCGCCCGCGGCGTGGACATCCTGATCGTGCGTGAACTCCTGGGCGGCATCTACTTCGACCAGGACCGCAGGATCGACGGGGACACCGCCTACAACACCATGCGCTACACCACCCCCGAGGTGGAACGCGTGGCGAAGGTGGCCTTCTGGGCGGCCGAGCAGCGCCGTGGCCGCGTGACCAGCGTGGACAAGGCCAACGTGCTGGAAGTCTCCGAACTGTGGCGCCGGGACGTGCAGGCCCTGCGCGACCGCGACTACCGCAGCATCCACCTGAACCACGAGTACGTGGACAGCGTCGCCATGCTGGTCGTCGCCAACCCCAGCCGCTACGACGTGATCCTCACCGAGAACCTGTTCGGCGACATCCTCTCCGACCTCGCTGCCGTGATCCCCGGCAGTCTGGGCGTGATGCCCAGCGCCTCCCTCGGCGACGGCGCGGGCCTGTTCGAACCCATCCACGGCAGCGCCCCGGACATCGCCGGGCAGGGCGTCGCCAACCCCGCCGCCGCGATCCTCAGCGCCGGCATGCTGCTGCGCCACGGCCTGAAACGTCCGGACGCCGCGAACCACGTGGACCGCGCCGTGGCCATTGCGCTGCGCGAGCACCCCACCCGCGACCTGGGCGGCAAGGCCGACACCCGCACCTTCACGCACGCCGTGCTGGAAGCGCTGGGTACACCCGCCGTCGGCTGA